The genomic segment GGATTCTCTTTCGTTGTTTGCAATGTAAGGGGGATTTGATTCCCTGGAACGCCATGATATCTGGGTATGTGCAAAAGCGTATGGAGCAAGAAGGGCTTTATATTTACTATGATATGAGACACAACAGAATAGTTCCGGACCAGTATACATTTGCTTCAGTGTTTAGAGCTTGTTCTGCGTTAGCATCCCTGGAACACGGAATGAGAGCCCACGCTGTGATGATTAAGTGCCATCATATCAAGTCCAACATTATAGTCGATAGTGCCCTTGTTGATATGTACTTCAAATGCAGCAGTTTCTCTGATGGCCACACATTATTTGATCAGTTGTCCACCAGAAACGTTGTTACATGGACCTCATTGATGTCTGGGTATGGATATCATGGAAAAGTTTCAGAGGTGTTAAAATGCTTTGATAAGATGAAGGAAGAAGGTTGTAGACCTAATCCTGTTACATTTTTGGTGGTTCTCACTGCGTGTAACCATGGAGGTTTAGTTGATAAAGCTTGGGAGCATTTCAATTCCATGAAGAGGGATTACGGGATTGAACCCGAGGGACAACAACACTATGCAGCTATGGTTGATACATTAGGGCGTGCTGGTAGGATTCAAGAAGCGTACGAATTTGTTATGAGGTCACCTTGCAAGGAGCATGCTCCCGTATGGGGTTCCTTACTTGGGGCTTGCAGGATTCACGGGAATGTGAAACTGCTAGAAGTCGCAGCTACAAAGTTTTTGGAGTTGGATCCAACAAATGGGGGGAATTACGTGGTGTTTGCCAATGGATATGCGAGTTGTGGATTCCTGGATGCTGCCTCAAAGGTTAGGCGGAGAATGGAGAATGCAGGAGTTAGAAAAGATCCCGGATATAGCCAGATCGAATTACAAGGGGAAGTTCATAGATTCATGAAGGATGTACGTCTCACAGACTCTCTGGACAGATATATGAGATGGTCCATGAGATGACTTCATTCTTTATGGATGTTGACTACTATCCAGATGACTTACACGCTTGCTGTCCTGTTTGAAACATGGACTGATGATATCTCGTCTTGTCTTGCATTGTTTGACCAAAACGACCTTGCAATTAGCTGAAAGAAATTTACTTCGAGTGATGCTATTTCAGTTTCTCATATTAAGCCTGGTAAAGAGAAAAAGGTACACTTTGTGGAGTCAAATATCAGGTGGGTATAGAGAAACTCCAGTGATAGGCTCTGGCAAATCTGTCATGGTTCAGACAAAAGTTTAGGTTTGGACGGGCATTAACAAATTGGTTTGTAGAGTGTGATTTGTAAATAAgttaaaaaattcaatacaaTTGATTCTTTGTATAAGACATTGCAGACTAGTATAGTTTTGGTGGTGGTTATATAACTAACCATagacaaaatcatatatttactCACATCCATACATTAAAGAtatgttttaagatttaaagaagaaatgaaacagAGTTACAAGATTGAAAAGGCAGGGGGAACTAAATCAAGGT from the Camelina sativa cultivar DH55 chromosome 12, Cs, whole genome shotgun sequence genome contains:
- the LOC104731976 gene encoding pentatricopeptide repeat-containing protein At4g16470-like, which gives rise to MGMFIVFWMRTPLISSSLSHKSNTWSICFTLNRLAKVVYTREFQTEVSQSLPCGGPMFSGNATTILRRMLAERRVSSFQVENQRKKDKLDKTLKGLCVTGRLKDAVGLLWRSWWLQVQPQTYAVLLQECKQRKEYTKGKRIHAQMVVVGFAPNEYLKVKLLILYALSGCLQCIQTAGILFRCLQCKGDLIPWNAMISGYVQKRMEQEGLYIYYDMRHNRIVPDQYTFASVFRACSALASLEHGMRAHAVMIKCHHIKSNIIVDSALVDMYFKCSSFSDGHTLFDQLSTRNVVTWTSLMSGYGYHGKVSEVLKCFDKMKEEGCRPNPVTFLVVLTACNHGGLVDKAWEHFNSMKRDYGIEPEGQQHYAAMVDTLGRAGRIQEAYEFVMRSPCKEHAPVWGSLLGACRIHGNVKLLEVAATKFLELDPTNGGNYVVFANGYASCGFLDAASKVRRRMENAGVRKDPGYSQIELQGEVHRFMKDVRLTDSLDRYMRWSMR